One window of the Populus trichocarpa isolate Nisqually-1 chromosome 9, P.trichocarpa_v4.1, whole genome shotgun sequence genome contains the following:
- the LOC7474986 gene encoding histone-lysine N-methyltransferase SUVR4 encodes MARNTGGHSTKIAEASMAVAHFGFAEEKVKETLKRLVKLYKDDWKLIEEDNYKELIDILTKESNEESNLNYNFEHRHGQASFSAVNFANKKAKILGSSPPAQDKGKSLESPQAAARGTRSNFVKDKVMEDRVHEGVSNSSQFDIASSVNSEVKVSLICNSSGNSYFRQRSLDAVLEEVEDECRKTYGIQNPDFSLVKLMEKVCRFFLEMDNGSSSETGRNICEKSKQPEGKEVVTDDNEDNSTLEPSKVLQDSQSSEPQMMEAVLQKKYPIYLKDISRGEDNIPVPLVNESSTLELPDFIYIKNNMVYQGGHVDFSLARISEDNCCAQCLGDCLSSDLPCACAAETGGEFVYTQKGMLKEEFLDEAIAVSLDPQRKHFYYCEICPLQNEPQQRYGKIKRCKGHLTRKFIKECWSKCGCNKKCGNRVVQRGIQVALQVFAAPEGKGWGVQSVNALKKGTFICEYVGEIVTNQELYERNNERAAKKERHTYPVLLDADWGSERILEDEEALCLDATEFGNIGRFINHRCYDSNLIEIPVEVETPDHHYYRHAFFTTRGIEPMEELTWDYGIQFDDKHHPIKAFKCKCGSTGCRDKKRRH; translated from the exons ATGGCACGAAATACTGGTGGTCACAGTACAAAAATAGCAGAGGCATCCATGGCAGTGGCGCATTTTGGCTTCGCCGAAGAAAAGGTTAAGGAAACGCTAAAAAGACTGGTAAAATTGTATAAGGATGACTGGAAGCTCATTGAAGAAGATAATTATAAAGAACTGATTGATATTCTAACAAAGGAGAGTAATGAGGAATCAAACTTGAATTACAATTTCGAACATCGGCATGGCCAGGCTTCATTTTCTGCTGTTAACTTTGCtaacaaaaaagctaaaattttgGGTTCTAGTCCACCAGCTCAGGATAAAGGAAAGAGTCTAGAATCTCCTCAAGCTGCTGCTAGAGGAACAAGATCAAATTTTGTGAAGGATAAAGTTATGGAGGATAGAGTACATGAAGGTGTTTCCAATTCATCACAGTTTGATATTGCATCTTCAGTCAATTCAGAAGTGAAGGTCTCCTTAATTTGTAACTCTTCTGGAAATTCTTATTTCAGACAACGGAGTTTGGATGCGGTTCTAGAAGAGGTGGAAGATGAATGCCGCAAAACATATGGAATCCAGAATCCTGATTTCTCTTTGGTGAAGTTGATGGAAAAGGTGTGCCGGTTCTTCTTGGAGATGGACAACGGTTCTAGCAGTGAAACTGGGAGAAACATTTGTGAGAAATCAAAGCAGCCTGAAGGAAAAGAAGTTGTAACAGATGATAACGAGGACAACTCTACATTGGAGCCGAGTAAGGTTCTACAAGACTCACAATCTTCAGAACCACAGATGATGGAGGCTGTCCTTCAAAAGAAATACCCCATTTATCTCAAAGATATATCTCGTGGTGAAGATAATATACCAGTTCCCCTGGTGAATGAAAGCAGCACACTAGAGTTGCCAGATTTTatctacataaaaaataacatggtaTACCAAGGTGGCCATGTTGATTTTTCTCTTGCTCGAATATCAGAAGATAACTGTTGTGCACAATGTCTTGGAGATTGTCTATCCTCAGACTTGCCTTGTGCATGTGCTGCGGAAACAGGTGGCGAGTTTGTTTACACGCAGAAGGGAATGCTGAAGGAAGAATTTTTGGATGAAGCCATTGCCGTGTCTCTGGATCCTCAAAGAAAACACTTCTACTACTGTGAAATCTGCCCCCTGCAGAATGAACCGCAACAGAGATATGGGAAAATAAAACGATGCAAGGGCCATTTAACTAGGAAATTTATAAAAGAGTGCTGGAGTAAATGTGGATGCAACAAGAAATGTGGAAATCGTGTTGTCCAGCGAGGGATACAAGTTGCTTTGCAG GTTTTTGCAGCACCTGAAGGGAAAGGGTGGGGTGTTCAATCTGTGAATGCCCTGAAGAAAGGCACTTTCATTTGTGAGTATGTAGGCGAAATTGTGACGAATCAGGAACTATACGAGCGAAACAATGAAAGGGCTGCTAAAAAGGAGAGGCATACTTATCCAGTGCTGCTGGATGCAGACTGGGGCTCTGAAAGGATACTGGAGGATGAGGAGGCCCTTTGCTTGGACGCAACAGAATTTGGAAACATTGGCAGGTTTATCAATCACAG gtGTTATGATTCTAACTTGATTGAGATTCCAGTGGAAGTGGAGACTCCGGATCATCACTATTATAGA CATGCTTTTTTCACAACTAGAGGTATTGAGCCGATGGAAGAGTTGACATGG GATTATGGTATTCAGTTTGATGACAAGCATCATCCGATCAAAGCATTCAAATGCAAGTGTGGAAGCACGGGCTGCCGAGACAAGAAAAGACGGCATTAA